A window of the Brassica napus cultivar Da-Ae chromosome A2, Da-Ae, whole genome shotgun sequence genome harbors these coding sequences:
- the LOC106425793 gene encoding uncharacterized protein LOC106425793: MASSSFAVLPLLNYNSSTTNRSSSSIRFFNLPKSKHRSTKHLLNPRSPQVLVSLSLNQPTDDESSDAALFLESNSIADYMRFKRRSDDGDNGSSELQTAIVSYKKRFPWILLNPFLQVDLVSTIHIADKEYFTALQKELEPYDSILYEMVTSKESLENRRNPIAAKRLKTSRSRGFSILGLIQRQMARVLALDFQLDCLNYEAKNWYHADLDFETFTLLQKEKGESFYSFARDMTIRSTKAMIQPALVTEGLDTWRSKLLWVSRVFPMPLVGLFLIVAFCADFENQTEDYPELEALSRLDIGAAMKVFLAKRLTSELTQGTSEIEEKSVIIGERNRAATEALKRAIEQGSKRVAILYGGGHMPDLGRRLREEFDLVPSEVRWVTAWSISNPGDMETTSFPFLRTMADALRWPLNRYQTLALLLFSSVLALDLCFWELFLDSTIDWGSQIAAELYKFVDNTKLV; encoded by the exons ATGGCGTCCAGCTCCTTCGCCGTCCTTCCTCTGCTTAACTATAATAGCTCCACGACCAATAGATCTTCATCTTCGATTCGCTTCTTCAACCTCCCCAAATCGAAACACCGGTCTACAAAACACTTATTAAACCCTCGTTCTCCACAGGTTCTTGTCTCCTTGTCATTGAACCAACCAACTGATGACGAATCCTCAGACGCCGCGCTTTTCCTCGAATCCAACTCAATCGCTGATTACATGCGGTTCAAGCGCCGCTCCGACGACGGCGACAACGGCTCTAGCGAGCTGCAGACTGCGATCGTCAGCTACAAGAAACGTTTCCCTTGGATTCTCCTAAACCCTTTTCTTCAG GTAGATTTGGTCTCAACGATTCATATTGCTGATAAAGA GTACTTCACAGCTCTTCAAAAAGAGCTTGAACCATATGATTCCATCTTGTATGAGATGGTGACTAGTAAAGAGTCCTTGGAAAACAGAAGAAACCCAATTGCTGCCAAGAGGCTCAAGACTTCACGTTCAAGAGGCTTCAGTATCCTCGGCTTGATCCAGCGGCAGATGGCTAGGGTGCTAGCTCTTGATTTTCAGCTAGACTGTCTAAATTACGAAGCTAAGAACTGGTACCATGCTGATCTCGATTTCGAGACATTCACCTTGCTTCAG AAGGAGAAAGGGGAAAGCTTCTACTCATTTGCAAGGGACATGACGATTAGATCAACGAAAGCAATGATACAGCCAGCTTTGGTAACCGAAGGTCTTGATACTTGGAGGTCAAAGCTTCTATGGGTTTCACGTGTCTTCCCCATGCCTCTTGTGGGTCTCTTCCTTATTGTGGCTTTCTGTGCTGACTTCGAGAATCAGACGGAAGACTATCCAGAGCTAGAAGCACTCTCACGGCTTGATATTGGTGCTGCTATGAAGGTCTTCCTCGCTAAGAGATTAACATCCGA GCTAACGCAAGGGACATCAGAGATAGAGGAGAAATCTGTGATCATCGGCGAGAGAAACCGAGCAGCGACCGAAGCTTTGAAAAGAGCAATAGAGCAAGGAAGCAAAAGAGTTGCTATTCTTTACGGAGGAGGACACATGCCTGACTTGGGGAGACGGCTTAGAGAAGAGTTTGATCTTGTTCCTTCTGAGGTGAGATGGGTAACAGCTTGGTCTATCAGTAACCCAGGGGACATGGAGACGACTTCGTTTCCGTTTCTGAGGACAATGGCTGATGCTTTGCGTTGGCCGCTGAACCGGTACCAGACCTTGGCGTTGCTACTTTTTTCGTCGGTTCTTGCATTGGATCTCTGCTTTTGGGAGCTTTTCTTGGATTCTACCATTGACTGGGGTTCACAGATAGCAGCAGAGTTGTACAAGTTTGTAGATAACACAAAGCTTGTGTGA
- the LOC106425823 gene encoding aspartate aminotransferase, cytoplasmic isozyme 1, whose amino-acid sequence MESVFSNVVRAPEDPILGVTVAYNNDPSPAKLNLGVGAYRTEEGKPLVLDVVRRAEQQLVNDPSRVKEYIPIAGLADFNKLSAKLILGADSPAIQESRVATIQCLSGTGSLRVGAEFLKKHYHQSVIFIPKPTWGNHPKVFNLAGLSVEYYRYYDPSTRGLDFQGLLEDLGAAPSGAIVLLHACAHNPTGVDPTSEQWEQIRQLIRSKSLLPFFDSAYQGFASGSLDTDAHSVRTFVADGGECLIAQSYAKNMGLYGERVGALSIVCKSSDVASKVESQVKLVVRPMYSSPPIHGASIVATILKSSDMYNDWTIELKGMAGRIISMRQHLFEALQAKGTPGDWSHIIKQIGMFTFTGLNKEQVAFMTKEFHIYMTSDGRISMAGLSSKTVPHLVEAIHAAVTRVA is encoded by the exons ATGGAGTCCGTCTTCTCAAACGTCGTTCGTGCTCCCGAAGATCCTATTCTCGGT GTGACGGTTGCTTACAATAATGATCCAAGCCCAGCTAAGCTCAATTTGGGTGTCGGTGCCTATCGAACTGAG GAAGGGAAGCCACTTGTTCTTGACGTGGTGCGAAGGGCGGAGCAACAGCTTGTGAACGATCC GTCCCGGGTCAAGGAATACATTCCTATTGCTGGACTTGCTGATTTTAACAAACTTAGCGCTAAGCTCATCTTAGGTGCTGATAG TCCTGCAATTCAAGAGAGTAGAGTTGCTACAATCCAGTGCTTGTCTGGTACTGGGTCATTGAGAGTTGGGGCTGAGTTTCTCAAAAAACACTACCACCAA AGTGTCATTTTCATTCCGAAACCAACTTGGGGGAACCATCCCAAAGTTTTCAACCTGGCTGGCTTGTCTGTGGAGTACTACCGTTACTATGATCCCTCGACCCGTGGACTTGACTTCCAAG GCTTACTCGAGGATCTTGGTGCTGCACCATCTGGAGCGATTGTCTTACTTCATGCATGTGCTCACAATCCCACTGGAGTTGACCCAACCTCTGAACAGTGGGAACAGATTCGGCAACTAATAAGATCTAAAAGCTTGTTACCGTTTTTTGATAGTGCATATCAG GGTTTTGCTAGTGGTAGCCTAGACACAGATGCACATTCAGTCCGCACCTTTGTTGCTGATGGCGGTGAATGCTTGATAGCTCAAAGTTATGCCAAAAATATGGGACTCTATGGGGAGCGTGTTGGTGCCCTTAGCATT GTCTGCAAGTCATCAGATGTGGCTAGTAAGGTTGAGAGCCAGGTGAAACTTGTTGTGCGACCCATGTACTCGAGCCCACCTATTCATGGAGCATCAATTGTTGCCACCATTCTGAAAAGCAG TGATATGTACAATGACTGGACCATCGAGCTGAAAGGAATGGCTGGCCGCATTATTAGCATGCGCCAACACTTATTTGAAGCTCTACAAGCTAAAG GCACACCTGGTGATTGGAGTCACATTATCAAACAGATTGGGATGTTCACTTTTACTGGATTGAACAAGGAGCAAGTTGCCTTCATGACCAAAGAGTTTCACATTTACATGACATCTGACGG GAGAATAAGCATGGCAGGTCTCAGTTCGAAGACGGTGCCTCACCTGGTTGAAGCTATACATGCTGCAGTTACCCGCGTCGCCTAA
- the LOC106425769 gene encoding rop guanine nucleotide exchange factor 10-like, whose product MVQSFGRKLSWPRSFSFRKMLDGLNSGNSSFSSRGDGRQTPDHELAVHATPSAQGTRRGNQNRISDMEVMKERFARLLLGEDMSGGSEGVSSALALSNAITNLADSMFGEQMKLQPMYPETKEIWRKELDWLLSVVDHIVQFVPSKQMAKNGAITEIMVTKQRDDLLMNIPALRKLDSVLLETLDNFKDQKDFWYVPRDVEDTENNGDWRRDDNWWLPVVKVPSDGLSEESRKLLHSQKDSVSQVLKAATAINAVVLSEMHIPDNYIDSLPKNGKTSLGDFLYKNITDEYFDPDYFISFLELSTEHKVLDLKNRIEASMVIWKRKMNQKEKDGKSQWGSSVSLEKRELFEVRAETILVMLKQQFPRIPQSSLEISKIRNNKDVGQAILESYSRVLENLASKILSRIDDVLEADLLVQRQMMAEAERRSESEGGYEYEESEKGLSAETPNSRKLSDFIGWRLSSDTKKHSSMSDIEFFYRTEQEKPMMKSPRALPKKLSYLSKLENMRSTSERH is encoded by the exons ATGGTGCAGTCATTTGGACGTAAACTAAGTTGGCCAAGATCTTTCAGTTTTAGAAAGATGTTAGATGGTCTGAATTCTGGAAATTCATCCTTCTCTTCTCGTGGGGACGGCAGGCAAACACCTGACCACGAACTTGCCGTACATGCTACACCATCGGCCCAGGGGACTCGTAGAGGCAACCAAAATAGAATATCAG ATATGGAAGTGATGAAGGAAAGATTCGCAAGACTGCTGCTTGGAGAGGACATGTCAGGCGGTAGTGAAGGCGTGTCCTCTGCGTTAGCTTTGTCAAATGCCATCACCAACCTCGCTG ACTCCATGTTTGGTGAGCAGATGAAATTGCAGCCTATGTATCCGGAGACAAAAGAGATTTGGAGGAAAGAATTGGACTGGTTATTATCTGTGGTTGATCACATTGTTCAGTTTGTTCCTTCAAAACAAATGGCCAAAAATGGGGCAATCACTGAG atCATGGTGACAAAACAAAGAGATGATCTGCTGATGAACATTCCAGCCTTACGCAAGCTTGACTCGGTTCTTCTC GAGACTTTGGACAACTTCAAGGACCAGAAAGACTTTTGGTATGTCCCAAGAGATGTTGAGGATACAGAGAACAATGGAGACTGGAGAAGGGATGACAACTGGTGGTTACCAGTGGTTAAGGTTCCATCGGATGGTTTGTCTGAGGAATCACGTAAACTGTTGCATAGTCAGAAAGATTCTGTGTCACAGGTCCTTAAAGCCGCCACAGCCATCAATGCTGTAGTATTGTCTGAAATGCACATTCCTGACAACTACATTGACTCTCTTCCAAAG AATGGGAAGACGAGCCTGGGAGATTTCCTTTACAAGAACATAACGGATGAGTACTTTGATCCTGACTACTTCATCTCTTTCTTGGAATTGTCAACGGAACACAAAGTTCTTGATCTAAAGAACAGGATTGAGGCTTCCATGGTGATatggaagaggaagatgaaCCAGAAAGAGAAAGACGGAAAATCACAGTGGGGATCCTCTGTTAGCTTAGAGAAGAGGGAGCTTTTCGAGGTCCGAGCTGAGACCATTCTGGTTATGCTTAAGCAGCAGTTCCCTAGGATTCCACAATCCTCACTTGAGATCTCCAAGATCAGAAACAACAAG GACGTGGGACAGGCTATTTTGGAGAGCTATTCAAGAGTATTAGAAAATCTGGCTTCAAAGATATTGTCAAGAATAGATGATGTTCTTGAAGCTGATTTGTTAGTTCAAAGACAGATGATGGCAGAGGCAGAGAGAAGGTCAGAAAGCGAGGGGGGATATGAATACGAAGAAAGCGAAAAGGGGCTATCAGCAGAAACGCCAAACTCGAGAAAACTATCTGACTTCATAGGGTGGAGATTGTCATCAGATACAAAAAAGCATAGTTCGATGAGTGATATAGAGTTCTTTTATAGAACTGAGCAGGAGAAGCCGATGATGAAGTCTCCAAGAGCTCTACCCAAGAAACTTTCGTATCTATCAAAGTTAGAGAACATGAGAAGCACGAGTGAGAGACACTGA
- the LOC106425684 gene encoding transmembrane protein 234 homolog, whose product MKEDIQKMVAVGLVWGATNALIRRGALAWDKKSSSSSTTTQSPPPLQIPSNFSRKILASLRDWINLLLFWQYSVPFLVNLSASAAFFALLGESPISIAVPVTNATTFAATAAFGVLLGEETQIGLALVGTSFIVFGIWLCVGH is encoded by the coding sequence ATGAAGGAAGACATTCAGAAAATGGTGGCCGTAGGGCTCGTGTGGGGAGCCACCAACGCCCTGATCCGCCGCGGAGCACTCGCCTGGGAtaaaaaatcatcatcatcttcgacGACAACGCAGTCTCCTCCGCCTCTTCAGATCCCATCCAACTTCAGCCGCAAAATCCTCGCCTCTCTCCGCGACTGGATCAACCTCCTCCTCTTCTGGCAATACTCCGTTCCTTTCCTCGTAAACCTCTCCGCCTCCGCCGCGTTCTTCGCCCTCCTCGGCGAGTCCCCGATCTCCATCGCCGTTCCGGTCACCAACGCCACGACCTTCGCCGCAACCGCCGCGTTCGGGGTTCTTTTGGGGGAGGAAACTCAAATCGGACTTGCTTTGGTAGGTACGAGCTTTATTGTATTTGGAATCTGGCTTTGCGTTGGTCACTGA
- the LOC106425685 gene encoding aldehyde oxidase GLOX1-like: MRASTRLIWTVTVLVLAAVSEAVFPLPFNPFLPGSHNRKLGKQGGGRKGGGRRRGGAEAQTNWPGKWELFLPNSGVSAMHAILMPVINQVQFYDATIWRISQIKLPPGVACHVVDPKINKVDCWAHSVLVDINTGVIKPLSLTTDTWCSSGGLTVNGTLVSTGGYGGGANTARYLAACPSCVWIEYPQALAAKRWYSTQASLPDGKFFVIGGRDALNYEYIPEEGHNNKKVFDSLLLKQTDDPDENNLYPFVWLNTDGNLFIFANNRSILLNPKSNQVIKEFPQLPGGTRNYPGSGSSALLPIQLYMNNAKVIPADVLVCGGSKQDAYNRAGKKDFEPALKDCARISINSRKPRWKIEMMPTPRVMSDTVILPNGDVILVNGAKRGCSGWGYGKDPAFAPILYKPRVKRGTRFKELAASAIPRMYHSIAIALPDGKVLVGGSNTNDGYRYNVEFPTELRVEKFSPPYLDPALANMRPKIVNNGMPKQIKYGKVFKVKVELNQKDVTKENLKAHMLAPSFTTHSISMNMRMLLLGVASVTPSGGNSFEIQAAAPPNGNLAPPGYYLIFAVYKGVPSVGEWIQIV; this comes from the exons ATGAGAGCATCAACAAGACTCATATGGACAGTAACTGTCCTTGTACTGGCAGCTGTGTCGGAAGCCGTCTTTCCTCTACCATTTAATCCGTTCTTACCTGGATCGCACAACCGTAAGCTTGGGAAACAAGGGGGAGGTAGAAAAGGCGGAGGAAGAAGACGAGGCGGCGCAGAAGCTCAGACAAACTGGCCTGGTAAATGGGAATTATTCTTACCAAACTCGGGTGTGTCAGCGATGCATGCCATTCTGATGCCAGTCATCAACCAAGTCCAGTTCTATGACGCAACCATCTGGAGAATCTCACAGATTAAGCTGCCTCCAGGTGTAGCATGTCACGTGGTCGACCCCAAGATTAACAAGGTCGATTGTTGGGCTCATTCGGTTCTCGTTGATATCAACACCGGTGTCATTAAGCCTCTATCC CTTACGACTGATACGTGGTGTTCATCGGGAGGTCTGACAGTCAACGGGACACTGGTGAGCACTGGAGGATATGGAGGAGGAGCCAACACGGCGAGGTACCTAGCTGCTTGTCCAAGCTGTGTATGGATTGAATACCCTCAAGCCCTAGCTGCAAAGAGATGGTACTCAACGCAAGCCTCTCTTCCTGACGGAAAGTTCTTCGTGATTGGAGGACGTGACGCCTTGAACTACGAATACATCCCCGAGGAAGGACACAACAACAAGAAGGTATTCGACTCGTTGCTCCTAAAACAAACAGACGACCCGGACGAGAACAACCTCTACCCTTTCGTATGGCTCAACACTGATGGCAACCTCTTTATTTTCGCGAACAACCGTTCCATCCTTCTAAACCCCAAATCAAACCAAGTCATCAAAGAGTTCCCTCAGCTCCCTGGTGGTACCCGTAACTACCCCGGGTCAGGCTCCTCCGCGCTCCTCCCCATCCAACTTTACATGAACAACGCCAAAGTCATCCCTGCTGATGTCCTCGTCTGCGGCGGATCCAAACAAGACGCGTATAACCGTGCGGGTAAGAAGGACTTCGAACCAGCATTGAAGGATTGCGCGAGGATAAGCATTAACAGCCGTAAGCCGCGGTGGAAGATCGAGATGATGCCTACGCCACGAGTCATGAGCGACACTGTCATCCTCCCTAACGGAGACGTGATACTAGTCAACGGAGCTAAACGTGGATGTTCGGGCTGGGGGTATGGCAAGGACCCTGCCTTTGCTCCCATCTTGTACAAGCCTCGTGTTAAACGCGGCACGCGTTTCAAGGAGCTCGCTGCCTCAGCCATCCCACGTATGTACCACTCCATCGCCATCGCTCTACCTGATGGTAAGGTTCTTGTCGGCGGCAGCAACACCAACGATGGTTACAGGTACAACGTTGAGTTCCCAACGGAGCTTCGCGTTGAGAAATTCTCCCCGCCTTACCTCGACCCGGCTCTAGCCAACATGAGGCCGAAGATAGTCAACAACGGGATGCCGAAACAGATCAAATACGGGAAAGTCTTTAAGGTGAAGGTCGAGCTTAACCAAAAGGACGTGACCAAGGAGAATCTCAAGGCTCACATGTTAGCACCTTCCTTTACAACGCATAGTATCtcgatgaacatgaggatgctCCTCTTGGGTGTGGCTAGTGTCACCCCTTCTGGTGGCAACTCTTTTGAAATCCAAGCCGCCGCACCACCCAATGGAAACCTTGCACCACCGGGTTACTATCTTATATTTGCCGTCTACAAAGGTGTCCCCAGCGTTGGTGAATGGATTCAGATCGTCTAA
- the BNAA02G04340D gene encoding uncharacterized protein BNAA02G04340D, whose translation MKTSLFLLSLLILLPLSLQDPSPKAPTRAHAELTDHGFPIGLLPLSVKDYYINKTSGDFSLFLHGTCKITLPPDNYLATYSNKVTGRITKGQIAELRGIRVKAFFQWWSITGIRSSGDNLVFEVGVVTAKYPSKNFDASLDCEGKRSSS comes from the coding sequence ATGAAGAcatctctcttccttctctctctcctcatcCTCTTACCTCTCTCCCTGCAAGATCCGAGCCCCAAAGCACCGACTCGTGCTCATGCGGAGCTCACTGATCACGGTTTCCCGATAGGTCTCCTCCCTCTATCCGTCAAAGACTACTACATCAACAAAACCTCTGGCGACTTCTCCCTCTTCCTCCACGGCACATGCAAAATCACGCTTCCTCCCGACAACTACCTCGCCACTTACTCCAACAAGGTAACGGGTCGGATCACCAAGGGTCAGATCGCGGAGCTCCGTGGGATTCGGGTCAAAGCGTTTTTCCAGTGGTGGTCCATCACCGGGATTCGATCCTCCGGTGATAACCTTGTCTTCGAGGTCGGTGTCGTGACCGCTAAATACCCTTCGAAGAATTTCGACGCGAGTCTTGATTGTGAAGGGAAACGGTCTTCTTCTTGA
- the LOC106425824 gene encoding probable sulfate transporter 3.5 — MESERTNSSTPKGRGVNFSAPRSFFLKFSCKCKETFFPDDPFKPISQEPNGLMKTKKTLQYFVPIFEWLPKYNLQKLRYDVLAGITITSLAVPQGISYANLAGIPPIIGLYSSFVPPFVYAVLGSSHTLAVGTVAACSLLIAETFGEELLKTDPNLYLHLIFTSAFVTGVFQFALGFFRLGMLVDFLSHSTITGFMGGTAIIILLQQLKGVFGIVHFTHKTDVVSVLHSVFSHRDEWKWQSSLAGVCFLIFLQSTRYIKKIKPKLFWVSAMGPMVVVLVGCLVAYLVKGTEHGIKTVGPLKKGLNPPSIQYLTFDAKYLPLVLKAGIVTGLIALAEGIAIGRSFAVMKNEQTDGNKEMIAFGLMNIIGSFTSCYLTTGPFSKTAVNYNAGTKTPMSNIVMGFCMMLVLLFLAPVFSYTPLVALAAIIMSAMLGLIDYEEMYHLFKVDKFDFVVCMSAFFGVSFISMDYGLIISVGFSVLRALLYVARPSTCKLGRIPNSVMFRDIEQYPGAEEMLGYVILQMGSPIFFANSTYVRERILRWIRDEPEGVEFLLLDLSGVSSVDMTGMETLLEVRRILVSKGIKMVIINPRFEVLEKMMLSHFVEKIGKEYVFLSIDDAVQACRFNLSTTAKPEP; from the exons ATGGAGAGTGAAAGAACAAACTCCTCGACACCAAAGGGTCGAGGAGTAAACTTCTCAGCCCCGAGAAgcttttttcttaaatttagtTGTAAATGTAAGGAAACTTTCTTTCCTGATGATCCGTTTAAACCAATATCACAAGAGCCAAATGGtttgatgaaaacaaaaaagacaTTGCAGTATTTTGTTCCAATCTTTGAGTGGCTACCAAAGTACAATCTGCAGAAACTAAGGTACGATGTGCTTGCTGGAATAACCATCACCAGCCTTGCCGTTCCTCAGGGTATCAGTTATGCTAATCTTGCCGGTATCCCTCCCATCATTGGCCTAT ATTCAAGCTTTGTGCCGCCATTTGTGTACGCCGTGTTAGGAAGTTCACACACTCTCGCGGTGGGTACAGTCGCAGCATGCTCTTTGCTTATCGCTGAGACATTCGGGGAGGAACTGTTGAAAACGGATCCCAATCTTTACCTTCATTTGATCTTCACATCCGCTTTCGTCACCGGTGTATTCCAATTTGCTTTGGGATTCTTCag GTTGGGGATGTTGGTGGATTTCTTGTCACACTCGACCATAACAGGCTTCATGGGAGGGACAGCTATCATTATTCTCCTCCAACAACTAAAGGGCGTCTTTGGTATAGTCCATTTTACGCACAAAACCGACGTCGTTTCAGTTCTCCACTCAGTCTTCAGCCACCGTGATGAG TGGAAATGGCAAAGTTCACTTGCTGGGGTCTGCTTTCTTATTTTCCTCCAATCTACTCGATACATC aagaaaataaaaccaaagcTATTCTGGGTGTCAGCAATGGGTCCAATGGTGGTCGTCCTTGTGGGTTGCCTAGTTGCTTATTTGGTGAAGGGAACAGAACACGGGATCAAAACT GTTGGGCCTTTAAAGAAAGGACTAAACCCCCCTTCTATTCAATATTTGACCTTCGATGCCAAGTATCTGCCGCTGGTTTTGAAGGCCGGAATCGTTACTGGGCTCATCGCTTTGGCT GAAGGGATTGCGATCGGAAGAAGCTTTGCTGTAATGAAGAACGAACAAACGGACGGTAACAAAGAGATGATAGCATTTGGTCTTATGAACATAATCGGCTCCTTTACGTCTTGCTATTTGACAACcg GGCCATTTTCAAAAACAGCAGTGAACTACAACGCGGGGACAAAGACACCAATGTCTAACATAGTGATGGGCTTTTGCATGATGCTCGTGCTTCTCTTCCTAGCGCCTGTATTCAGTTACACACCACTAGTTGCTCTCGCGGCCATCATTATGTCAGCCATGTTGGGCCTCATCGACTACGAGGAGATGTACCACCTCTTCAAAGTTGACAAGTTTGATTTCGTCGTCTGCATGTCTGCTTTCTTCGGTGTGTCCTTCATTAGCATGGACTACGGTCTCATCATTTCCGTTGGATTCTCCGTCCTAAGAGCGTTGTTGTACGTTGCACGGCCCTCGACTTGTAAGTTGGGAAGAATACCAAACTCGGTTATGTTTCGAGACATAGAACAGTACCCTGGTGCTGAGGAGATGCTTGGTTATGTCATTCTTCAAATGGGTTCTCCTATCTTCTTTGCCAACAGTACTTACGTCCGTGAAAGGATTTTGAGGTGGATTCGTGATGAACCTGAAGGCGTTGAGTTTCTTCTGCTTGATCTctctg GGGTTTCAAGCGTTGACATGACTGGGATGGAAACACTACTGGAAGTGCGGAGAATACTTGTATCAAAAGGCATCAAG ATGGTGATAATAAACCCAAGATTTGAAGTCTTGGAAAAGATGATGTTATCACATTTTGTAGAGAAGATAGGAAAGGAGTATGTGTTCCTATCCATTGACGATGCGGTTCAAGCGTGCAGATTCAATCTTTCCACCACCGCCAAACCCGAACCCTGA
- the LOC111202253 gene encoding uncharacterized protein LOC111202253, with product MKSSTAGVPIAGSAVEQVEQVVGYVSLGYPFGLLASVLFGRHHKAILSSPKPKLFVMGTRDGFTNVSQLKKKLKSAAGRTETHLIEGVSHFQTEGPEYDSQMADAICNFISSL from the coding sequence atgaagtcAAGTACGGCAGGTGTACCAATCGCAGGATCAGCGGTGGAGCAAGTAGAGCAAGTGGTGGGATACGTGAGTTTAGGATACCCATTTGGTCTACTAGCCTCTGTTCTCTTTGGACGGCACCACAAGGCCATTCTCTCATCCCCCAAACCCAAACTCTTCGTCATGGGAACACGAGACGGCTTCACCAACGTTAGCCAGCTCAAGAAGAAGCTTAAATCTGCAGCGGGACGCACCGAAACGCACCTCATTGAAGGAGTTAGCCATTTCCAGACGGAAGGACCTGAATATGATTCTCAGATGGCCGATGCCATATGCAATTTTATTTCATCCTTGTAA
- the LOC111202255 gene encoding S-protein homolog 3-like — protein MKKWQVYVVVISLFVHLVASQVETITEGRTGEITNKLFDGIRGKRTVEIINKLGGGLTLTLHCKSKDDDLGVQTLAPDSRWSFNFIEEEDLLRFMIKEEVDLVFPMFDGAAETGKIIRKAFTEWVNSYCQDRPRMQVID, from the exons atgaagaaatgGCAAGTTTATGTGGTGGTCATATCCCTATTCGTCCATTTGGTGGCGTCACAAGTGGAAACTATTACTGAGGGGAGAACAGGGGAGATTACCAATAAGCTTTTTGATGGTATTCGTGGGAAGAGAACGGTGGAGATTATCAATAAGCTTGGTGGTGGCTTAACACTAACACTCCATTGTAAGTCTAAGGATGACGATCTCGGTGTCCAAACTCTCGCACCGGATAGTAGGTGGTCGTTCAA TTTCATAGAGGAAGAAGATTTGCTTAGGTTCATGATTAAGGAAGAGGTTGATCTTGTGTTTCCTATGTTTGATGGTGCTGCTGAGACTGGGAAAATCATTAGAAAAGCTTTCACAGAATGGGTG AATAGTTATTGCCAAGACCGGCCCAGAATGCAAGTGATTGATTAA